The Haliotis asinina isolate JCU_RB_2024 chromosome 2, JCU_Hal_asi_v2, whole genome shotgun sequence genomic interval ctcataatatcaatcactggtctaGATATAGGAAATAAACCCTTCACATACttcagttaaacaacaaagaaaactgGATGGTGAGTTAATGTGTCATGCCATACCAAAAGATACATTGTCGTTAAACAGGGCTGCTGGAGTTATCTGCCTTACATGCATTTGAAAGGAACCCTTTTGTACATTATAAGACTTCAACTATTCCTTTGCTTTTCAGGAGTTCCAGAGTATCTACAAGCAGTTCTTTCCACATGGAAATCCGACCAAGTTTGCTCAGTTTGTTTTCAATGTCTTCGACTCAAACAAGGTGGGTATATCAAAGAAAATTCCTTCTAAGAAAACATTTTGGCAACAAACTTGTCATAGGGGTGGGGTGATGTAAGGGGGAAATACCTATCGCAACGTTTTTTtgttctccttgaattgtctcatttgattcttagtcatttcccaaatgaatgtctAGTTCATATGAAGTAATAACAAGCTGAAGTAGCCTCGGTCACATTTGATAACTGAGaggaaacttgaaacccagatcaagtttgtttcagaggtatcaggggcagataactctaaatcataGTGAACAAATCTGGTGCTTCCTGTAATTTGTCCTCTGTATTTATCAACATGTTGATGCATATCGATGAATCATCACACCTCTACTTTTGACTATtacaataaatatgttttctgtCTTTTCAGGATGGCTATATAACATTTAAGGAATTTATTTGTGCATTATCAGTGACATCCAGAGGGAACCTGGATGAAAAATTAGATTGTAAGTACTTTACCGTTTAGTGTGGCAAACTTATGCTGGTCTTGTTGACCCTGGCTAGTAAAAATTCATCTGAAAAATTCACCAGTAAATGACAAGTTTCCTGTGGTCCTGGTGGccagtgaattttgtattgaGAGTTAAGAAAACCTGCAAATGTTATTTTGGACCAGTGAAGTACAGACGGGACCACTAATTATTGTTCATTCACTGGTTCTGTGGTCTTGTAtgaaagtttgaaatgtttctttcCCTGCTGTTATATAAATAGGTAGCATAGAATTGTAATATAAGTGCTATGACTTTGACTTTAACTGGGAGAAAACATAGTCCTTATCATAAGTCATTTCCTTTCCTGACTTCAGATGTGCTTTTATAGgttatataccattcaaaaaaaataaaatagacGTAGGGGAATTTAGATTTACAAGatttgcaaatgatgaagccaaggaggaaacagatgatgagaAATTAAGCAAAAAATCTGACAACTTATTCCATTTGTTTGGagatatttcatctgtatggatatatgttaCTTCTTCGTATATGTATTGGTATTGGtcagtggtatgctcgcaaagtGGAAtatcccttattttttttttgaaaataatgcaaAAATGTTCAACCAGCTATAGTCTTGTCTTTATTGGTCCCGTTGTCAGGGACCACTGCAGATCAGGAACTAATTTAGGAATTTGAAGTTGACTTTCTACTCACTGCTGCATATCAGCCATTTAACTGATTGAGAAAGAGTAACAGAccagtgagttagttttatgccacttttagcaatattccagcaatatcatggcaggggacactaggaagaggtttcacacattgtacctatgtggagaatcaaacctagtcctttggcatgacaagcaaatggtTTAACTGctaggccaccccactgccATTTTGAGTTATGAATGTTAGGGTAAACGATATAACTATACACTCATACCAGGGGCTTTCAACTTGTATGACCTGGACAATGACGGCTACATAACCAAGGCCGAGATGGTGGATATCGTGGATGCCATCTACTGCATGGTGGGTAATCTGCTTGATCTCCCAAAAGACGAAGACACTCCGGAGAAAAGAGTCAACAAAATATTTGACCAGATGGATCTGGTAAGTAGATTTTTGACAATaatctggctagctattctcgaaacgttcgtagccctacgaacttcttaagcccattcttaacacataggctacgatcaaagttaaatTTTTTTAGGGCTACAAATGTTTTGAGATTAAGGGAACTCGAGTGTTGACTTTTTTTGTGGATAATAAAAAAATCCATATTTGCAAATATTGCAATGACACAGATAAAATATGTTCTAGGTGCCCATTTTAGAAACTTAACTCAACTTCACTCATTTAATCCCCAAAGCGAAACACTTACACAAGTGATAAACAAgcaaaaacattattgactTTATCACCCAGGAAATCACTGGAATTGTGATGGATGATGTAAAGAAATCTTGTAGTTTTTCCATTTAGTCTAATGGGAGTACTGACAATTTGGGTTATAGCAAGGACATTGTGCATGTTATATATATTGGACATGCGAACCTGTCACAAAATTCATAGCTAATTAAGGGTGTTGGGAAAAGACGCAAAAGAAAGCTATCTCAAGCAGAAGATATATATCAGCGATAACAGGAAACAAGTTACATTTGTTGTTTACGAACAAAAAACTTTCTATTGATCATCATTGCTACAGTCATTTATTCTGAAAACATGTGGGCACACTTGATTTTTAGAAGGCACATCTAAAATATTTGTCTGGTGGCCTATTAGGTACACTTGAAACAGGAATCTTGATCCCTGAATATATAGCTGCCAATTGCTTCATTAATATTAAGTGTTTATTGATATTATTGGTTTGGGCctttttttcatgtcaaaaactTGTAATCTTTACTTTTCTGTTTTGGTTCAAACGTTTTTGactgtttgttgttgaaaagCATGATGGATACAAATACAAGTGATTCCTTAGCTTTTCATTGATTAACCAGACAGTGTTGTGCTATTCAAAATGTGCCTTTTAAACTGTATGTCCTAATTCAACAATTTTTAGGATTGCATTATCAGTAATGATCAGATTCTGAGAAACGAATTCCTAGGTTCTGAACGTATTGGAATAGTCAAGAGATAATGAATCACAGGGTTTAGTATATAATCTCATGATTTCCTTCCACAGAACCATGATGGAATGTTGACCAAAGAAGAGTTCCGAGAAGGTTCTCGGAATGATCCTTGGATTGTCCAAGCGTTGTCCATGGAAATTCCTCAACATTGACATTTTCACATGTGGTCTTCCTGTTGTGATCCATgtaattatctcccttgccaAAGGAAGACCAGTGGATCATTGCACATGACACTCATCTTAGTACCTTTTTTCAAGACTCATTTAAACTTGATTGGTTTAACCAGATGTGCTTTTTAAATCAtggtaaaacaaatatattctcTAATATAGTTGACAAATAATACCAAGTGAAAAATTTGGAATTTGCTTTTCACTGTTAATAATCTTTCATTTTCTGTCATCATAGAACTCAAGACAGTTACCTTATTTAAACAACAAGGAATGATGCACTTGGTATGACAATTTTCAAACTTTTCAAGAGTTTGATGACAAGCAATTTTACTTTATCATGTTTTCTTTAACCTGAAATTATGGCAAAGGCAGATTTTTTCAGACGCTATCAAAAGGTGGTAATACCTAAGGGACAGCTTTAAGTGCTCTACTTTTGGCGCCTGTCACAAATGTATGCAAAGGCAATTATTAACCTGACAAAAACCACTGCAACATAATGATGTAAGTTAATATAAAATGTGAGCTGTGTAATGGTAAATTCAAAATAGATGAATGAACTAAACTTAATTTTTGTCACCAATGCATGAAATTTGGAAATTTGGAAATGCCTTCCACTTGACtgtcattaaaggggcactgatgtggaaCGATTAATGTTTCTCAGCAATGGTGTAATTACGAATCCAAGCTACAAGTTGGTCAGCACcagctccctcgaccgtgacggacttCTGTAGACATTGTGAGAATCTCTTCACCTTATACAGTGGGAAGGctggatgtccatcacatgccattgtttgaaaatatcccGGGTATTCCTTGTCTAATAAAGTATAATCCCAGCAGTGTAGATTTTTTCCAGTGCCTGAATGGTATAGTGACTGCTCCAATTGAATCCTGTTTTTGTGTTATTTGCGTCAATATTTAAccatttcatttaaaatatgatgtctacaggcacgaaGCAAACCATTTGTTTCGTATAAGTTAAttagattgcaaagctttatatttagatagtattgagggtTGGCGCATCTTTTGTAGcataaattatatttattattgGAGTCCTTAAACTAATAATAACTTTGCCATAGgtagaaaaatctgaaaattctTTCTGTGTAACAATGAAGTTCCTCAAAACAAAAAGTGTTTTCAGACTGCATTCAGTGTAGCCTCGCTGTCACCCGCGTTTGAtgatataaacctacacgttatttgtcatcattcgcttgatggtcagttaatgaatttataacagttatgattagtggtaacgccactcaGATTACTCTataaaggttcccatttggcatttctccagTCTGGCGTAAATCCTCAACATTATTAATCAAGGTAGTAAATGTGTTACATGTTATGTAACATGTGCTTGTAACTCATGCAGCAGGGTTtgtcagctgagttacaaaacaaacatcgatcaaaggatcaaaggatcaaaggattaaccgataacaccgATAACACACTGTTGCAGccttcagcagaatctgtattataGATAACACACACTATGCCAGgcatagggtgtgtgtgaaatatgactCATGTTAGCAATATATACATTGTTT includes:
- the LOC137273644 gene encoding neuronal calcium sensor 1-like; this encodes MGKRGSKLTSNEVKDLMSCTYFERKELQQWYKDFKRDCPSGVLRREEFQSIYKQFFPHGNPTKFAQFVFNVFDSNKDGYITFKEFICALSVTSRGNLDEKLDWAFNLYDLDNDGYITKAEMVDIVDAIYCMVGNLLDLPKDEDTPEKRVNKIFDQMDLNHDGMLTKEEFREGSRNDPWIVQALSMEIPQH